In Luteimonas viscosa, the following proteins share a genomic window:
- a CDS encoding methyl-accepting chemotaxis protein: MKSKNLTISNQLAIGFGAVVLIMLVIGGISLHSQSEMNTAREISEHTFKVLATGETMQANALNIETGTRGYLLSGDKAHLKPFIEGQTGFERSYADAKQLTADNAKQQARLVDLDKAYRQLLAAEQEAIAGREAATSTQDVVPLFQQGRDRAAMGEIRSLLGDFANEETALLATRSAALNAARARGKWSVLIGSLIAVLVAVGMGLMIRRQLVKRMGLAIHVADAIASGKLDNTIDTQSRDETGRLLISMNKMQEQLQRFASAQQTMQAEHDAGDIEHRIDAAAFPGAYGQMAEQTNNLAASHIAMNARVIEIVGAYASGDLSSDMDRLPGKKAEITAAVDAVKIGTLAVNAEIKRLVDAAVAGDFSQRGDAQRYQFVYRDMLEGLNTLMTSADHGLDEIGSLLAAVADGDLGQRITVSLPGQFSRVADDANRTVDRLADIVGQIRSGSDAINSAASEIAAGNDDLSRRTEQQAASLEETASSMEELTSTVRQNADNARQANQLAIGAVDVASQGGEVVGKVVQTMSAISDSSSRIADIIGVIDGIAFQTNILALNAAVEAARAGEQGRGFAVVAAEVRSLAQRSAGAAKEIKQLITDSTDKVRHGNELVDQAGRTMGEIVTSVKRVTDIIADISAASQEQSAGIEQVNQAITQMDESTQQNAALVEEATAAARSMEQQAGQLVQTIAVFSAQGASRIAPTKGRGISPAAAGQARVARHAVAEAPSAKAEALA, encoded by the coding sequence ATGAAATCCAAGAATCTGACTATTTCCAACCAGCTCGCCATCGGCTTTGGCGCTGTGGTGCTGATCATGCTCGTCATCGGCGGCATCAGCCTGCACAGCCAGTCGGAGATGAATACCGCAAGGGAGATCAGCGAGCACACGTTCAAGGTGCTGGCGACCGGCGAAACGATGCAGGCAAATGCGCTGAATATCGAAACGGGTACGCGCGGTTACCTGCTGTCGGGCGACAAGGCGCACCTGAAGCCGTTCATCGAAGGTCAGACGGGATTCGAAAGGAGCTATGCCGACGCCAAGCAACTGACCGCGGACAACGCCAAGCAACAGGCACGCCTGGTAGACCTCGACAAGGCTTATCGACAGCTGCTGGCGGCTGAACAGGAAGCCATCGCGGGACGCGAAGCCGCCACCAGCACGCAGGACGTCGTGCCCTTGTTCCAGCAGGGCCGCGACCGCGCCGCCATGGGCGAAATCCGCTCGCTGCTCGGTGACTTCGCCAACGAAGAAACGGCGCTGCTGGCCACGCGCAGCGCCGCGCTGAACGCGGCACGCGCCCGCGGCAAATGGTCGGTGCTGATCGGCAGCCTGATCGCGGTGCTGGTTGCGGTGGGCATGGGCCTGATGATCCGCCGTCAGTTGGTCAAGCGGATGGGCCTGGCGATACATGTTGCCGATGCCATCGCCTCGGGCAAGTTGGACAACACTATCGACACACAGTCGCGCGACGAAACCGGGCGCTTGCTGATCAGCATGAACAAGATGCAGGAGCAACTGCAACGCTTTGCCTCTGCGCAGCAAACGATGCAGGCCGAGCATGATGCCGGCGATATCGAGCATCGCATCGACGCGGCGGCCTTCCCCGGTGCCTACGGCCAGATGGCCGAACAGACCAACAACCTGGCCGCATCCCACATCGCGATGAACGCCCGCGTGATCGAGATCGTCGGGGCCTATGCCAGCGGCGACCTGTCAAGCGACATGGACCGCCTCCCGGGCAAGAAGGCCGAGATCACCGCTGCGGTGGACGCAGTCAAGATCGGTACGCTGGCCGTCAACGCCGAGATCAAGCGCCTGGTGGATGCGGCGGTAGCCGGCGACTTCAGTCAGCGTGGCGACGCCCAGCGCTACCAGTTCGTCTACCGCGACATGCTCGAGGGCCTCAACACCCTGATGACCAGTGCCGACCACGGCCTGGATGAGATCGGCTCGCTGCTCGCCGCGGTCGCCGACGGCGATCTGGGTCAGCGCATTACCGTTTCGCTCCCTGGCCAGTTCAGCCGGGTCGCCGACGACGCCAACCGCACCGTCGACCGCCTGGCCGACATCGTCGGCCAGATCCGCAGCGGCAGCGACGCCATCAACTCGGCCGCGTCCGAGATCGCCGCCGGCAACGACGACCTCTCGCGCCGCACCGAACAGCAGGCCGCCTCGCTGGAAGAGACCGCCTCGTCGATGGAGGAACTCACCTCCACCGTCCGCCAGAACGCCGACAACGCCCGCCAGGCCAACCAGCTCGCCATCGGTGCGGTCGACGTGGCCTCGCAGGGCGGCGAGGTGGTGGGCAAGGTCGTGCAGACCATGTCCGCGATCTCCGACTCCTCCAGCCGCATCGCCGACATCATCGGCGTGATCGACGGCATCGCCTTCCAGACCAACATCCTGGCGCTCAACGCCGCGGTCGAAGCTGCGCGCGCCGGCGAGCAGGGCCGCGGCTTCGCGGTCGTGGCCGCCGAGGTGCGCTCGCTGGCCCAGCGCTCGGCCGGCGCGGCCAAGGAGATCAAGCAGCTGATCACCGACTCCACCGACAAGGTCCGCCACGGCAACGAGCTGGTCGACCAGGCCGGCCGCACCATGGGCGAGATCGTGACCAGCGTGAAGCGGGTGACCGACATCATCGCCGACATCTCGGCCGCCTCGCAGGAGCAGAGCGCGGGCATCGAGCAGGTCAACCAGGCGATCACCCAGATGGACGAGAGCACCCAGCAGAACGCGGCCCTGGTGGAAGAAGCCACGGCCGCGGCGCGCAGCATGGAGCAGCAGGCCGGGCAGCTGGTGCAGACGATCGCCGTGTTCTCGGCGCAGGGCGCATCGCGGATCGCGCCGACGAAGGGCCGTGGCATCTCGCCTGCGGCCGCGGGCCAGGCACGCGTCGCGCGGCACGCTGTCGCCGAGGCACCGTCCGCAAAGGCCGAAGCCTTGGCCTGA
- a CDS encoding protein-glutamate methylesterase/protein-glutamine glutaminase produces MGARPVRVLIVDDSALVRALMSELLGVDPGIEVVGTAADPFIARDKIKQLSPDVLTLDVEMPRMDGLTFLRNLMRLRPMPVLMVSSLTEAGAQVTLDALALGAVDFIAKPKIDVARGLAEYGSVLVEKVKQAAKARVARIAPPATPGYDGPIAYRTTDRLLAIGASTGGTEAIREVLAQMPADAPATVIVQHIPAAFSGPFAERLDRHSRMTVAEAVDQQPLLTGHAYVAPGGRHLRVVRSGARWICRLGDDDPVRRHRPSVDVLFQSVAAHAGRNASAALLTGMGDDGAAGLLALRRAGARTIAQDEATSVVWGMPGAAVGIGATDEVVPLEQVAHRLLAVPGDR; encoded by the coding sequence ATGGGCGCCCGGCCGGTCCGCGTGCTCATCGTCGACGATTCGGCGCTGGTGCGCGCGTTGATGTCGGAACTGCTCGGCGTCGATCCGGGCATCGAGGTGGTCGGCACGGCGGCCGACCCCTTCATCGCCCGCGACAAGATCAAGCAGCTCTCGCCCGACGTGCTGACCCTGGACGTGGAAATGCCGCGCATGGACGGGCTCACGTTCCTGCGCAACCTGATGCGGCTGCGGCCGATGCCGGTGCTGATGGTCTCGTCGCTGACCGAGGCCGGCGCCCAGGTGACGCTCGACGCGCTGGCGCTGGGCGCGGTGGACTTCATCGCCAAGCCCAAGATCGACGTCGCCCGCGGCCTGGCCGAGTACGGCTCGGTGCTCGTGGAAAAGGTGAAACAGGCGGCGAAGGCGCGCGTGGCGCGGATCGCGCCGCCCGCCACCCCCGGCTACGACGGGCCCATCGCCTACCGCACCACCGACCGCCTGCTGGCGATCGGCGCGTCCACCGGCGGCACCGAGGCGATCCGCGAGGTGCTGGCGCAGATGCCGGCCGACGCGCCGGCCACGGTGATCGTGCAGCACATCCCGGCCGCCTTCAGCGGGCCGTTCGCCGAACGGCTCGACCGCCACAGCCGGATGACCGTCGCCGAGGCCGTCGACCAGCAGCCGCTGCTGACCGGGCACGCCTACGTCGCGCCCGGTGGACGCCACCTGCGCGTGGTCCGCAGCGGCGCGCGCTGGATCTGCCGCCTCGGCGACGACGATCCGGTCCGGCGCCACCGTCCCAGCGTCGACGTGCTGTTCCAGTCGGTGGCCGCGCATGCGGGACGCAACGCCAGCGCGGCGCTGCTCACCGGCATGGGCGACGACGGGGCCGCCGGGCTGCTGGCGCTGCGCCGCGCCGGCGCCCGCACCATCGCCCAGGACGAGGCCACCAGCGTGGTCTGGGGCATGCCCGGCGCCGCGGTCGGGATCGGCGCCACCGACGAGGTGGTGCCGCTGGAGCAGGTGGCGCACCGGCTGCTCGCGGTGCCGGGCGACCGCTAA
- a CDS encoding methyl-accepting chemotaxis protein — MFKSLSIGKRLTIGFAALALLIVAIGGFAVLRMGKMQEEVLHLTHHSVPAIRDLGRMATSLAEYRVSERGLVSSAGDPAKLEEYRGELAAGREQFKALAEGYAAAIGEAGTDEAYEDAMSKTALYFENSQRLVDALQVGDLAPASAAADLRQAAADAIGVVLENRQKALDVAVATQEADYAASLTAIGILLALALALAIAAAILITRSIVRPLAEVMVAADAVARGDLERPITVVERSEVGSLASSMREMVATLKRYTAAQREMHEAHDAGTISHAMPASEFPGAYGTMAAGLNDLVASHLAVNLHVVDTVALYARGDLSRDLDRLPGEKAKITTTIDAVKQSMLDSNAEVRRLVEAAVAGDFSQRGDSARFEFAYRELIENLNQLMSSADAGLGEIGSLLSAVAEGDLSRRIDAGLAGRFADVASDANRTVDRLADIVGQIRSGSDAINSAASEIAAGNDDLSRRTEQQAASLEETASSMEELTSTVRQNADNARQANQLAIGAVDVASQGGEVVGKVVQTMSAISDSSSRIADIIGVIDGIAFQTNILALNAAVEAARAGEQGRGFAVVAAEVRSLAQRSAGAAKEIKQLITDSTDKVRHGNELVDQAGRTMGEIVTSVKRVTDIIADISAASQEQSAGIEQVNQAITQMDESTQQNAALVEEATAAARSMEQQAGQLVQTVAVFRVQDGQAARSVRSEPAPAASSVVALPKRAPAAPPRAKPAPRGRAKAAPVVAAEAAGEWQEF, encoded by the coding sequence ATGTTCAAGTCACTCAGCATCGGTAAACGCCTGACCATCGGCTTCGCCGCGCTCGCACTGCTGATCGTCGCCATCGGCGGTTTCGCAGTGCTGCGCATGGGCAAGATGCAGGAGGAAGTCCTGCACCTCACCCACCACTCCGTGCCCGCGATCCGCGACCTGGGCAGGATGGCCACCTCGCTGGCCGAGTACCGCGTCAGCGAACGCGGCCTGGTCAGCAGCGCCGGCGATCCCGCCAAGCTCGAGGAATACCGTGGCGAACTGGCAGCCGGCCGCGAGCAGTTCAAGGCGCTGGCAGAAGGGTATGCGGCGGCTATCGGCGAGGCCGGCACCGACGAGGCGTACGAGGATGCGATGTCCAAGACGGCCTTGTATTTCGAGAACAGCCAGCGTCTGGTGGATGCGCTGCAGGTGGGCGACCTCGCTCCCGCCTCTGCCGCGGCCGATCTACGGCAGGCAGCGGCCGACGCGATCGGAGTCGTCCTGGAGAACCGGCAGAAGGCGCTGGACGTCGCGGTCGCGACCCAGGAAGCCGACTATGCCGCCAGCCTCACTGCGATCGGCATCCTTCTCGCGCTAGCGCTGGCACTTGCCATCGCCGCCGCGATACTGATCACGCGATCGATCGTGCGTCCGCTGGCCGAAGTGATGGTTGCTGCCGACGCGGTGGCCCGCGGCGACCTCGAACGCCCAATCACGGTGGTCGAGCGCAGCGAGGTGGGCTCGCTCGCATCGTCAATGCGCGAGATGGTCGCCACGCTCAAGCGCTACACCGCCGCGCAACGCGAGATGCACGAAGCGCACGATGCCGGCACGATCAGCCACGCGATGCCTGCATCGGAGTTCCCCGGCGCGTACGGCACCATGGCCGCCGGGCTCAACGACCTGGTCGCTTCGCACCTCGCGGTGAACTTGCACGTCGTCGACACCGTCGCGCTGTATGCCCGCGGTGACCTGTCGCGCGATCTCGACCGGCTGCCGGGCGAGAAGGCGAAGATCACCACGACCATCGACGCGGTCAAGCAGTCGATGCTCGACAGCAATGCCGAGGTCCGGCGGCTGGTCGAGGCGGCCGTGGCCGGCGACTTCTCCCAGCGCGGCGACAGCGCCCGCTTCGAGTTCGCCTATCGCGAGCTGATCGAGAACCTGAACCAGCTGATGTCCAGCGCCGACGCGGGCCTGGGCGAGATCGGCAGCCTGCTCTCGGCGGTCGCCGAGGGCGACCTGTCGCGGCGCATCGACGCCGGTCTGGCCGGCCGCTTCGCAGACGTCGCCAGCGACGCCAACCGCACCGTCGACCGCCTGGCCGACATCGTCGGCCAGATCCGCAGCGGCAGCGATGCGATCAACTCGGCCGCGTCCGAGATCGCCGCCGGCAACGACGATCTCTCGCGCCGTACCGAGCAGCAGGCCGCCTCGCTGGAAGAGACCGCCTCGTCGATGGAGGAACTCACCTCCACCGTCCGCCAGAACGCCGACAACGCCCGCCAGGCCAACCAGCTCGCCATCGGTGCGGTCGACGTGGCCTCGCAGGGCGGCGAGGTGGTGGGCAAGGTCGTGCAGACCATGTCCGCCATCTCCGACTCCTCCAGCCGCATCGCCGACATCATCGGCGTGATCGACGGCATCGCCTTCCAGACCAACATCCTGGCGCTCAACGCCGCGGTCGAAGCCGCGCGCGCGGGCGAGCAGGGTCGCGGCTTCGCCGTGGTCGCCGCCGAGGTGCGCTCGCTGGCCCAGCGTTCGGCCGGCGCGGCCAAGGAGATCAAGCAGCTGATCACCGACTCGACCGACAAGGTCCGCCACGGCAACGAGCTGGTCGACCAGGCCGGCCGCACCATGGGCGAGATCGTGACCAGCGTGAAGCGGGTCACCGACATCATCGCCGACATCTCGGCCGCCTCGCAGGAGCAGAGCGCGGGCATCGAGCAGGTCAACCAGGCCATCACCCAGATGGACGAGAGCACCCAGCAGAACGCGGCGCTGGTGGAAGAAGCCACCGCGGCGGCGCGCAGCATGGAGCAGCAGGCCGGGCAGCTGGTGCAGACGGTGGCGGTGTTCCGGGTCCAGGACGGGCAGGCGGCACGCAGCGTTCGCAGCGAACCGGCCCCGGCGGCCTCGAGCGTGGTCGCCCTGCCCAAGCGGGCGCCGGCGGCCCCGCCGCGGGCCAAGCCCGCGCCGCGCGGCCGCGCCAAGGCGGCCCCGGTGGTCGCCGCCGAAGCCGCGGGCGAGTGGCAGGAGTTCTGA
- a CDS encoding putative bifunctional diguanylate cyclase/phosphodiesterase → MQPPDPERDEGFAAVLAVAADLLGCPCAMLWVADGAQLRLAATRGLPLTPVTAGTRLGSVVDAATPFAVVADARSDPRLHDDVLVAGPAALRFLVATALLGPTGELLGVLAAGDRRRHDEAAEASMVRLRSLATLAARLFGGSILARCRQVAEAGFSAIVVADERGTTLFANAAARDLLGPGAASGQPLDLLVPASLQIEPDAVAHWLYGATGTPEGKVPSARELRIRDAFGELRTVEAVRCDWHDANARGIALVLRDITDSGAAWREPRSGRRDALTGLPNREALFAIIDSLRGHGARLGVALLGLDNFRAVNETLGHVVGDTVLQVVACRLMAWLPADAHLARFGSDEFAIVFPAQADGADFEPRLQALLREVARPCEIEHQGVHVEACIGLAFDETEDPAAAAYDECDSSGLLALAALALRHAKRGGTMQLCRFSPSMREEAVDRRHLDLELRRAFRDSEFELHYQPQIDLASGLPSGAEALLRWRHPERGLLMPVAFIEALARSAIAPAVGTWILQQACRDAAGWPVLHGRRLKVGVNLFPAQFNDLALVDKIDAALAASGLPAAQLEIELTETIALRDDGVAEKTLLQLRKRGIRVSYDDFGTGHASLSMLHRLPVDRVKIDRSFVRDLVGSRGDKAIVRSITLIAKNFDMQVIAEGVESADQVELLREFGCHEVQGFLYSRALAPQVFEHWLAAQDGPPGDAPALPAPEHDHG, encoded by the coding sequence GTGCAGCCGCCCGATCCGGAGCGCGACGAGGGGTTCGCGGCCGTCCTGGCCGTGGCCGCCGACCTGCTCGGCTGCCCCTGCGCGATGCTGTGGGTGGCGGACGGTGCGCAGCTGCGTCTGGCCGCCACCCGGGGCCTGCCCCTGACACCGGTCACCGCCGGGACCCGGCTGGGTTCGGTGGTGGACGCCGCGACGCCATTCGCGGTGGTCGCAGACGCCCGCAGCGACCCGCGCCTGCACGACGACGTCCTCGTCGCCGGCCCCGCCGCCCTGCGCTTCCTGGTGGCGACCGCGTTGCTCGGCCCCACCGGCGAGTTGCTCGGGGTACTGGCCGCCGGCGACCGGCGTCGGCACGACGAAGCAGCCGAGGCGAGCATGGTTCGGCTCCGGTCGCTGGCGACACTGGCCGCGCGCCTGTTCGGCGGCAGCATCCTGGCGCGTTGCCGCCAGGTGGCCGAAGCCGGCTTCAGCGCGATCGTGGTCGCCGACGAACGGGGCACGACGCTCTTCGCCAACGCGGCCGCGCGCGACCTGCTCGGTCCCGGTGCCGCCAGCGGGCAGCCGCTCGACCTGCTGGTTCCCGCATCGCTGCAGATCGAGCCCGACGCGGTCGCGCACTGGCTGTACGGCGCGACCGGGACTCCCGAGGGCAAGGTGCCCAGTGCGCGCGAACTGAGGATCCGCGATGCCTTCGGCGAACTGCGTACGGTCGAAGCGGTCCGCTGCGACTGGCACGACGCCAACGCCCGCGGCATCGCCCTGGTGCTGCGCGACATCACCGACAGCGGCGCCGCGTGGCGCGAGCCGCGTTCGGGACGACGCGATGCCCTGACCGGCCTGCCCAACCGCGAAGCCCTGTTCGCGATCATCGATTCGTTGCGCGGCCATGGTGCCAGGCTCGGCGTGGCGCTGCTCGGGCTGGACAATTTCCGCGCCGTCAACGAGACCCTCGGCCACGTCGTCGGCGACACCGTGCTGCAGGTGGTGGCATGCCGGCTGATGGCCTGGCTGCCCGCCGACGCCCACCTGGCCCGCTTCGGCAGCGACGAGTTCGCGATCGTGTTTCCGGCGCAGGCCGACGGCGCGGATTTCGAGCCGCGCCTGCAGGCGCTGCTGCGCGAGGTGGCGCGGCCGTGCGAGATCGAACACCAGGGCGTGCATGTCGAAGCCTGCATCGGCCTGGCCTTCGACGAGACCGAGGATCCGGCCGCGGCCGCCTACGACGAATGCGACAGCAGCGGCCTGCTCGCGCTCGCCGCGCTCGCCCTGCGCCATGCCAAGCGCGGCGGCACCATGCAGCTGTGCCGGTTCTCGCCGTCGATGCGCGAGGAAGCGGTCGACCGCAGGCACCTGGACCTGGAACTCCGCCGCGCGTTCCGCGACAGCGAGTTCGAGCTGCACTACCAGCCGCAGATCGACCTCGCCAGCGGTCTGCCCTCGGGTGCGGAAGCGCTGTTGCGCTGGCGGCACCCCGAGCGCGGCCTGCTGATGCCGGTGGCCTTCATCGAAGCCCTGGCGCGCAGCGCGATCGCACCGGCGGTGGGAACCTGGATCCTGCAGCAGGCCTGTCGCGACGCCGCCGGCTGGCCGGTGCTGCACGGCCGCCGGCTGAAGGTCGGCGTCAACCTGTTCCCCGCGCAGTTCAACGACCTGGCCCTGGTCGACAAGATCGACGCCGCGCTCGCGGCCAGCGGCCTGCCGGCCGCCCAGCTCGAGATCGAGCTGACCGAGACGATCGCGCTGCGCGACGACGGCGTCGCCGAGAAGACCCTGCTGCAGCTGCGCAAGCGCGGCATCCGCGTGTCCTACGACGACTTCGGCACCGGCCATGCCTCGCTGTCGATGCTGCACCGGCTGCCGGTGGACCGGGTCAAGATCGACCGTTCCTTCGTCCGCGACCTGGTCGGCAGCCGTGGCGACAAGGCCATCGTCCGCTCGATCACGCTGATCGCGAAGAACTTCGACATGCAGGTGATCGCGGAGGGCGTGGAGTCCGCCGACCAGGTCGAGCTGCTGCGCGAGTTCGGCTGCCACGAAGTGCAGGGCTTCCTCTACTCCAGGGCGCTGGCGCCACAGGTGTTCGAACACTGGCTGGCCGCACAGGACGGGCCGCCGGGCGACGCGCCGGCCCTGCCCGCACCGGAGCACGACCATGGCTGA
- the cheD gene encoding chemoreceptor glutamine deamidase CheD: MSAVTAAAPTGGYFDAALQSQAIRLLPADYLVTDQPVALVTLLGSCVAACLYDPALGLGGMNHFMLPGGQTNDASCARYGANAMELLINDLLKRGAKRQRLQAKVFGGGNVLSGFHSDPIGTRNASFVIDYLAAEKIPVLAKDLGDNQARKVGFFVQTGRSFVKRLPATRDEVVDAERALYGRLARAPAAGTVELF; encoded by the coding sequence ATGAGCGCCGTCACGGCCGCCGCGCCCACCGGCGGATACTTCGACGCGGCGCTGCAGTCGCAGGCGATCCGGCTGCTGCCGGCCGACTACCTGGTGACCGACCAGCCGGTGGCGCTGGTGACGCTGCTCGGTTCGTGCGTCGCCGCCTGCCTCTACGACCCCGCGCTGGGACTGGGCGGCATGAACCACTTCATGCTCCCGGGCGGGCAGACCAACGACGCCTCCTGCGCGCGCTACGGCGCCAACGCCATGGAGCTGCTGATCAACGACCTGCTCAAGCGCGGCGCGAAGCGGCAGCGCCTGCAGGCCAAGGTGTTCGGCGGCGGCAACGTGCTCAGCGGCTTCCACAGCGACCCGATCGGCACCCGCAACGCAAGCTTCGTGATCGACTACCTCGCCGCGGAGAAGATCCCGGTGCTGGCGAAGGACCTGGGCGACAACCAGGCGCGCAAGGTCGGCTTCTTCGTGCAGACCGGGCGCAGCTTCGTCAAGCGCCTGCCGGCCACCCGCGACGAGGTGGTCGACGCCGAGCGCGCGCTTTACGGCCGACTCGCCCGCGCGCCGGCAGCCGGCACCGTGGAGCTGTTCTGA
- a CDS encoding CheR family methyltransferase, which yields MAELLRDTRARTVEDRTFAFDDRDFRRVCRMIHDRAGINLGDHKRDMVYSRLVRRLRARGIDRFSDYLDAVDRDGGEEAQHFVNALTTNLTSFFREAHHFPLLATQLRAAHRGGAPLQVWCCAASTGEEPYSLAITACEAFDTLTPPVRILATDIDTAVLQSAARGVYPLERIEALEAARKRRFFQRGSGANAGLCRVRPELRALVEFRPLNLLDADYGLKRGAWTAVFCRNVMIYFDKPTQYGVLQRMAPLLADDGRLYAGHSESFNHAADLVSPCGRTVYRAAPRAGGG from the coding sequence ATGGCTGAGCTCCTTCGCGACACCCGCGCGCGAACCGTCGAGGACCGCACGTTCGCCTTCGACGACCGCGACTTCCGCCGCGTCTGCCGCATGATCCACGACCGCGCCGGCATCAACCTGGGCGACCACAAGCGCGACATGGTCTACAGCCGGCTGGTGCGGCGGCTGCGCGCACGCGGCATCGACCGCTTCAGCGACTACCTCGACGCGGTCGACCGCGACGGCGGCGAGGAAGCCCAGCATTTCGTCAATGCGCTGACCACCAACCTCACCTCGTTCTTCCGCGAGGCGCACCACTTCCCGCTGCTGGCGACGCAGCTGCGCGCGGCGCACCGCGGCGGAGCGCCGCTGCAGGTCTGGTGCTGCGCCGCGTCCACCGGCGAGGAACCCTATTCGCTGGCGATCACCGCGTGCGAGGCGTTCGACACCCTGACCCCGCCGGTCCGGATCCTGGCCACCGACATCGATACCGCGGTGCTGCAGTCGGCGGCGCGCGGCGTCTATCCGCTCGAGCGCATCGAGGCGCTCGAGGCGGCGCGCAAGCGCCGCTTCTTCCAGCGTGGCAGCGGCGCCAACGCCGGCCTGTGCCGGGTGCGGCCGGAACTGCGGGCACTGGTCGAGTTCCGCCCGCTGAACCTGCTCGACGCCGACTACGGCCTCAAGCGCGGCGCCTGGACCGCGGTGTTCTGCCGCAACGTGATGATCTATTTCGACAAGCCGACCCAGTACGGCGTGCTCCAGCGCATGGCGCCGCTGCTGGCGGACGATGGCCGGTTGTACGCCGGCCATTCGGAGAGCTTCAACCACGCCGCCGACCTGGTCTCTCCCTGCGGACGCACCGTTTACCGGGCGGCGCCCAGGGCCGGTGGCGGATGA
- a CDS encoding OprO/OprP family phosphate-selective porin, producing MRIQILILASALAAAGGAHAADWRDISFKAPAGALGEFGFTANWAYDHNGFGHLGQGIDADAFADDSHFRRREVGVSLKRKDVYELTVQRDLESETWMDVTVKLHSKGLLGRDLGALRIGQFKTPVGFDAVGASRTTPFLEQALPVQAAYAGRRVGAEWSLQRPAYLASVAWFDGNDLEGGNAGSTLAGRAAWVPRNDKGDVLHLGIAASRERPDSGTTRLRARPEVALTDVRLVDTGSLAGVESIQRTGLEGLWIRGPWSLQGEVLDVRANRDGGLADVSGNGAYLFGSWVVTGESRGYNGYATNVVPAATSALEVLLRYSQLDLDDGAIRGGRQSDWTVGVNWYLGRNVKLQANYVFAYARRAGVLRDPEAFGLRAQVHF from the coding sequence GTGCGCATCCAGATCCTGATCCTCGCTTCCGCCCTCGCCGCCGCCGGCGGCGCCCACGCCGCCGACTGGCGCGACATCTCGTTCAAGGCGCCCGCCGGTGCCCTGGGCGAGTTCGGCTTCACCGCCAACTGGGCCTACGACCACAACGGCTTCGGCCACCTCGGCCAGGGCATCGACGCGGACGCGTTCGCCGACGACAGCCATTTCCGCCGCCGCGAAGTGGGCGTGTCGCTGAAGCGCAAGGACGTCTACGAGCTGACGGTGCAGCGCGACCTCGAGTCGGAGACGTGGATGGACGTGACCGTGAAGCTGCATTCGAAGGGGCTGCTGGGCCGCGACCTCGGCGCGTTGCGCATCGGCCAGTTCAAGACCCCGGTCGGCTTCGACGCCGTCGGCGCCTCGCGCACCACGCCGTTCCTGGAACAGGCGCTGCCGGTGCAGGCCGCGTACGCCGGGCGCCGCGTCGGTGCCGAATGGTCGCTGCAGCGGCCGGCATACCTGGCCAGCGTGGCCTGGTTCGACGGCAACGACCTCGAGGGCGGCAATGCCGGCAGCACCCTCGCCGGGCGCGCGGCCTGGGTGCCGCGCAACGACAAGGGCGATGTGCTGCACCTGGGCATCGCCGCCAGCCGCGAACGTCCGGACAGCGGCACGACGCGCCTGCGGGCGCGCCCCGAGGTCGCCCTCACCGACGTGCGCCTGGTCGATACCGGCAGCCTCGCCGGGGTCGAGTCGATCCAGCGCACCGGCCTGGAGGGCCTGTGGATCCGCGGCCCATGGTCGCTGCAGGGTGAAGTCCTCGACGTGCGCGCCAACCGCGACGGCGGGCTCGCCGACGTTTCCGGCAACGGCGCCTACCTGTTCGGCAGCTGGGTCGTGACCGGCGAATCGCGCGGCTACAACGGTTACGCCACCAACGTGGTGCCGGCGGCGACCTCCGCGCTCGAGGTGCTGCTGCGCTACAGCCAGCTCGACCTCGACGACGGCGCCATCCGCGGCGGTCGCCAGTCCGACTGGACCGTCGGCGTGAACTGGTACCTCGGCCGCAACGTCAAGCTGCAGGCCAACTACGTGTTCGCGTATGCGCGTCGCGCCGGCGTGCTGCGCGATCCGGAAGCCTTCGGCCTGCGCGCCCAGGTGCACTTCTGA